One window of the Shewanella khirikhana genome contains the following:
- a CDS encoding 4'-phosphopantetheinyl transferase family protein — MSADSDALQINLLLTLIALPPLDGSPGELDACLAPYLHWLSADEHERSQRARLPGLAARQLLVRLCLRAELARRTGQHPASLTFDYGPQGKPSLTQAGIQFNLSHSGDYLLIASTLNETELLLGADIERNRANTDIDAIYRHYFSAPEQQYLERLAADAKRDGFFDLWALKESYIKATGKGLAEGLKTFGFDLATAKCCPDGAFIRFQDGLEVQRFTGSETQVSTDSNMAASAETQMAPYAKWHWQSAVGQIDSEFRLAYTLATPTPRRCRLTLAQPQWQSLLQDVANSDASHAGVNTMLNER, encoded by the coding sequence ATGTCTGCTGACTCAGATGCTCTGCAAATCAACCTGTTACTGACCCTGATAGCCCTGCCACCACTCGATGGGTCACCCGGGGAGCTTGACGCCTGCCTTGCTCCTTATCTGCATTGGCTCAGCGCCGATGAGCATGAGCGCAGCCAAAGGGCCAGATTGCCAGGGCTGGCTGCGCGGCAATTGCTGGTGCGGCTTTGCTTAAGGGCTGAGCTTGCAAGGCGAACAGGCCAGCATCCCGCGTCGCTGACATTCGACTACGGCCCCCAGGGCAAACCTTCATTAACCCAGGCGGGCATCCAGTTTAATTTAAGTCACAGTGGTGATTATCTGCTGATTGCCTCGACGCTTAATGAAACTGAGCTGCTGCTTGGTGCCGACATAGAACGTAACCGCGCCAACACGGATATCGACGCCATTTATCGCCATTATTTTTCGGCCCCTGAGCAGCAGTATCTCGAGCGTCTTGCCGCCGACGCCAAACGGGACGGCTTTTTTGATTTGTGGGCGCTGAAAGAGTCCTACATCAAAGCCACCGGCAAGGGGCTCGCAGAAGGCCTGAAAACCTTTGGTTTCGACTTGGCGACTGCAAAGTGCTGTCCGGACGGCGCTTTCATCCGTTTTCAAGATGGGCTTGAAGTTCAGCGCTTCACTGGTTCTGAAACGCAAGTGAGCACCGATTCGAACATGGCGGCGAGTGCCGAAACCCAAATGGCCCCCTATGCGAAATGGCACTGGCAGTCGGCGGTGGGCCAAATCGATTCAGAGTTCAGACTGGCTTACACCCTGGCGACCCCAACGCCGCGGCGGTGCAGGTTAACCCTTGCCCAACCTCAATGGCAGAGCCTGCTGCAGGATGTAGCGAATAGCGATGCATCCCATGCAGGTGTCAATACCATGCTGAATGAGCGGTGA
- a CDS encoding FAD-dependent oxidoreductase, protein MTSQENVSQFDLLVVGSGPGGASVARGAAERGLKVCLLEWGSEAPLNGSFSQMAAMAAVPGKGAFFHADGSLLLRAITLGGSSAINFATIMDPPDWFNDYGIDLKPHVARVRSLLPAHLLPDELIGPLAKRIAQGAASLGQSWQKLEKLIRPALCRTDCHRCGYGCPYGAKWSARDFAHEAAQLGAVLHANAKVTRILQQNGQVTGVECRQAGRSVRLKAPKVVLAAGGIGSVQLLQQAGFSEAGRGYFVDPVIAVMGSLPASIAGDIGASGREVPMTQGMYLHQAGVSLADLALPKPLFQAFCAQMGRLDKLSSHGNTLSIMVKIRDDLGGRIGKHWLNKPLTEQDKTKFSQGVALATDILKAAGADNVFKSHHFAAHPGGGAAIGKLVDSELETELQGLYVCDASVIPRSWGVPPSLTLMSLGERLASRLAAVG, encoded by the coding sequence GTGACGAGCCAGGAAAACGTATCTCAGTTTGATTTGCTGGTGGTGGGCTCCGGCCCCGGCGGTGCGTCCGTTGCCCGTGGGGCTGCCGAGCGCGGCCTTAAGGTATGTCTGCTGGAGTGGGGCAGCGAGGCGCCCCTTAACGGCAGTTTTTCGCAAATGGCGGCCATGGCGGCTGTGCCCGGTAAGGGCGCGTTTTTCCACGCTGACGGGTCGCTGTTGCTGCGGGCTATCACCCTGGGTGGGAGCTCTGCCATCAATTTCGCCACCATCATGGACCCGCCCGACTGGTTTAACGACTATGGCATTGATCTTAAGCCCCATGTGGCCAGGGTACGTTCGCTTTTGCCTGCGCATTTGTTGCCGGATGAGCTGATTGGCCCGCTGGCAAAACGTATTGCCCAGGGGGCCGCTTCTCTCGGGCAGTCATGGCAGAAGCTGGAAAAGCTTATCCGACCAGCACTTTGCCGTACCGATTGCCACCGCTGCGGCTATGGCTGCCCATACGGCGCCAAGTGGAGCGCGAGGGATTTTGCCCATGAGGCGGCGCAGCTTGGTGCCGTTTTGCATGCCAATGCCAAAGTCACCCGGATATTGCAGCAGAATGGACAAGTCACAGGTGTTGAATGTCGCCAGGCGGGCCGCAGTGTGCGCTTGAAGGCTCCGAAGGTGGTATTGGCCGCGGGCGGCATAGGCTCAGTCCAGCTGTTGCAGCAGGCAGGCTTTAGCGAGGCAGGCCGCGGCTACTTTGTTGACCCTGTAATTGCGGTGATGGGAAGCTTGCCTGCATCAATTGCCGGGGACATAGGCGCCAGCGGCCGTGAAGTGCCCATGACCCAGGGGATGTACCTGCATCAAGCCGGGGTATCCCTTGCCGATCTGGCGCTGCCAAAGCCGCTGTTTCAGGCCTTTTGTGCTCAAATGGGAAGGCTCGATAAGCTTTCAAGTCATGGCAACACCTTAAGCATCATGGTGAAAATTCGTGATGACTTAGGTGGCCGTATTGGCAAACATTGGCTGAATAAGCCGCTGACGGAGCAAGATAAAACCAAATTCAGCCAGGGCGTGGCGCTGGCAACGGACATTTTGAAAGCGGCAGGCGCAGACAATGTATTTAAAAGCCATCATTTTGCGGCGCATCCGGGTGGCGGCGCTGCCATTGGCAAACTGGTCGACAGCGAGCTTGAGACTGAACTGCAAGGGCTTTATGTCTGCGATGCCTCGGTTATCCCGCGCTCCTGGGGGGTGCCGCCAAGCTTGACCCTGATGAGTCTTGGCGAGCGCCTGGCATCCAGACTCGCGGCTGTGGGTTAG
- the queF gene encoding NADPH-dependent 7-cyano-7-deazaguanine reductase QueF (Catalyzes the NADPH-dependent reduction of 7-cyano-7-deazaguanine (preQ0) to 7-aminomethyl-7-deazaguanine (preQ1) in queuosine biosynthesis): MTRNHDPYSGAAELAGLTLGQATEYQAEYAPSLLQGVPRKLNRDAIALSGELPFHGTDLWTGYELSWLNAKGKPMVALLELQLDVNSENLIESKSFKLYLNSFNQTRFESIEAVAETLEKDLAACAKGLAKVKVIEPKQFGLERIVELPGTCIDDLDIEVEDYEFNPDYLNDSTDDKQLVAETLNSNLLKSNCLITSQPDWGSVMIRYQGPKIDREKLLRYLISFRQHNEFHEQCVERIFTDLKRYCGCSKLTVFARYTRRGGLDINPFRSDFEQLPENNRLARQ, translated from the coding sequence ATGACACGAAATCACGATCCCTATAGCGGGGCCGCCGAGCTTGCGGGGCTGACTCTGGGTCAGGCTACCGAATATCAGGCCGAGTACGCTCCTTCGCTGCTGCAAGGGGTTCCCCGTAAACTCAATCGGGATGCCATCGCCCTCAGCGGCGAACTGCCTTTCCACGGCACCGATCTGTGGACCGGCTATGAATTGTCCTGGCTCAACGCCAAAGGCAAGCCCATGGTGGCGCTGCTTGAACTGCAATTGGACGTCAACAGTGAAAACCTGATTGAGTCCAAGTCATTCAAGCTGTATCTCAACAGTTTCAATCAGACCCGTTTCGAGTCCATTGAAGCTGTGGCCGAAACCCTGGAAAAAGACCTGGCAGCCTGTGCCAAGGGCCTGGCCAAGGTGAAGGTGATTGAGCCCAAGCAGTTTGGCCTTGAGCGCATCGTTGAGCTGCCCGGTACCTGCATTGACGATTTGGACATCGAAGTCGAAGACTATGAATTCAACCCTGATTATCTGAACGACAGCACAGACGACAAGCAGTTGGTGGCGGAGACCTTAAACTCCAACCTGCTGAAGTCCAACTGCCTCATTACCTCCCAGCCCGACTGGGGCAGCGTGATGATCCGTTATCAGGGGCCGAAAATTGACCGTGAAAAACTGCTGCGCTATTTGATTTCCTTCCGCCAGCACAATGAATTTCATGAGCAATGTGTCGAGCGGATCTTCACCGATCTGAAGCGCTACTGTGGTTGCAGCAAACTGACCGTGTTTGCCCGCTATACCCGCCGTGGTGGTTTGGATATCAATCCGTTTCGCAGTGACTTCGAGCAGTTGCCGGAAAACAATCGTCTGGCACGCCAGTAA
- the syd gene encoding SecY-interacting protein, which produces MSCLAALTKFHKSYAQAFLDGLGEQPRCYAHGRPSPCLVDGQDLDSDEPVMWQWASREAAANFDNLSHAMEFELHGDINDFYGHGFAGPLQFDSPWGEGELIQPWSEDDFVLLQQNLLGHLMMKKQLKQGQTWFVGLIGDDEEMLTVNNDDGSVWREVAGNVPHERLADNLAEFIAKLSPRVAPPSVFVEPQPMIADHPGIFASMKRMWRNLVGR; this is translated from the coding sequence GTGTCTTGTCTGGCAGCTCTGACAAAATTTCATAAATCCTACGCCCAGGCGTTTTTGGACGGGCTGGGGGAGCAACCCCGTTGTTATGCCCATGGTCGACCATCGCCCTGTTTGGTTGACGGGCAGGATCTGGACAGCGATGAGCCCGTGATGTGGCAATGGGCGTCGCGGGAAGCGGCTGCTAACTTCGACAATTTAAGCCATGCGATGGAGTTTGAGCTTCATGGCGATATCAATGATTTCTACGGCCACGGCTTTGCAGGCCCGTTGCAGTTTGATTCTCCGTGGGGGGAAGGCGAGCTGATCCAGCCCTGGAGTGAAGATGACTTTGTGCTTTTGCAGCAAAATCTGCTGGGGCATCTGATGATGAAAAAGCAGCTTAAGCAGGGGCAAACCTGGTTTGTTGGCCTGATTGGCGATGATGAAGAAATGCTGACCGTAAATAACGACGATGGCAGCGTTTGGCGAGAAGTGGCGGGCAATGTGCCCCATGAGCGTCTGGCAGATAACCTGGCGGAGTTTATCGCTAAGTTAAGCCCCCGGGTTGCACCGCCAAGCGTGTTTGTCGAGCCGCAGCCAATGATTGCCGATCATCCAGGTATTTTCGCCAGCATGAAACGCATGTGGCGCAATCTTGTTGGCCGCTGA
- a CDS encoding Zn-ribbon-containing protein, translating into MFVTEVRFECFADTTLSAAQGAINHLLEAWRANGQVLGREFAVSFHEGEFRARLMLPAPDSLANRHNSPWAKAALKALTDAKLLPPREKLQGQDINANESFEGESSWQLLYTSYVHMCSPVRSGDNLLPIPLYQLPASFNGDHKQLIRWQTEWQACDELQMASGTKAEFAALEEISTTESDLFRRGWDLRGRLEYLTKIPTYYYLYRVGGTSLASERERPCPRCGSHEWRLDEPLLDMFHFRCEPCRIVSNLSWDYQ; encoded by the coding sequence ATGTTCGTCACCGAAGTGCGATTTGAGTGTTTTGCCGACACCACCCTCAGCGCCGCCCAAGGTGCGATTAACCATTTGCTGGAAGCCTGGCGCGCCAATGGTCAGGTGCTGGGCCGCGAATTTGCGGTGAGTTTTCACGAGGGTGAGTTTCGTGCCAGGCTGATGCTGCCTGCGCCGGACAGCCTCGCCAACCGCCACAACAGCCCCTGGGCCAAGGCCGCATTAAAAGCGCTGACCGATGCCAAGCTGTTGCCTCCACGCGAAAAACTGCAGGGGCAGGACATCAATGCCAACGAGAGCTTCGAAGGCGAGTCCAGCTGGCAACTGCTGTACACCAGCTATGTGCACATGTGCTCGCCGGTGCGAAGCGGTGATAATCTGCTACCCATTCCCCTGTACCAACTGCCCGCCAGCTTTAATGGCGATCATAAGCAGCTCATTCGTTGGCAAACCGAATGGCAGGCCTGTGATGAACTGCAAATGGCCTCAGGCACCAAGGCTGAATTTGCCGCACTCGAGGAAATCAGCACCACAGAAAGCGACCTGTTTCGCCGTGGCTGGGACTTGCGTGGCCGGCTTGAGTACCTCACCAAAATCCCCACCTATTACTATCTGTATCGGGTAGGCGGAACCAGTTTGGCCAGCGAGCGGGAACGTCCCTGCCCCCGCTGTGGCAGCCACGAGTGGCGCCTCGATGAGCCACTGCTCGACATGTTCCACTTTCGCTGCGAGCCCTGCCGTATTGTGTCCAATCTTTCCTGGGATTATCAGTAA